A genomic window from Streptomyces brevispora includes:
- a CDS encoding Uma2 family endonuclease, with product MTAAMVEHQQDSEGRPWDYLLHTWQELDVPEGWRAEIDEGQIVLVPPPHPHHSGIAAKVQRRLYANLPDELEIYQTLGVHVAPLGKLYVPDLVVMPAELIDTVDSDTSDPMDASEALLIVEITSKGNAGEDRTKKYRAYARAGVPMYLLIDRFDIRGAMATLFTEPNEDGTFKRSDAVPFGKPLTLPEPFGTTLPTDGFPV from the coding sequence ATGACCGCCGCGATGGTCGAGCACCAGCAGGACTCTGAAGGCCGCCCGTGGGACTACCTGCTTCATACCTGGCAGGAACTGGACGTGCCCGAGGGGTGGCGCGCCGAGATCGACGAAGGGCAGATCGTCTTGGTACCGCCGCCTCATCCGCATCACAGCGGCATCGCTGCCAAGGTGCAGCGCCGGCTCTACGCGAATCTGCCTGACGAACTGGAGATCTATCAGACCTTGGGTGTGCATGTGGCGCCCCTCGGCAAGCTGTATGTGCCCGATCTCGTGGTCATGCCTGCCGAGTTGATCGACACCGTTGATTCCGACACCAGTGATCCGATGGATGCCTCCGAGGCACTCCTCATCGTCGAGATCACGTCGAAGGGCAACGCCGGGGAGGACCGTACGAAGAAGTACCGCGCCTATGCGCGCGCGGGTGTGCCCATGTATCTGCTGATCGACCGGTTCGACATCCGTGGCGCGATGGCCACGCTGTTCACCGAGCCGAACGAGGACGGCACGTTCAAGCGCTCCGACGCGGTGCCGTTCGGGAAGCCGCTCACGCTGCCCGAGCCCTTCGGCACGACGCTGCCCACCGACGGGTTCCCGGTCTGA
- a CDS encoding calmodulin-binding protein: MRSTFTKLGSLAAAAMLGFTVAQPAQAEQHTTGEKRAAAVTPAYFEMTDGYSRKNLVVKLVKEAQIDHARELVSGATYERPHLIGRLSKRQADYSPNYNFHFEPDSVGFFDYAIEVCDATLQYTEDNLDEVGGPFLPGRIYCPWSSRLIKEVPAP, translated from the coding sequence GTGCGAAGCACGTTCACCAAGCTGGGAAGCCTCGCGGCCGCGGCAATGCTCGGCTTCACCGTCGCGCAGCCCGCCCAGGCGGAGCAGCACACCACCGGCGAGAAGCGGGCCGCGGCCGTGACGCCCGCCTACTTCGAGATGACTGACGGCTACAGCCGCAAGAACCTCGTCGTGAAGCTGGTGAAGGAGGCCCAGATCGACCACGCCCGCGAGCTGGTCAGCGGTGCGACGTACGAGCGGCCGCACCTGATCGGCCGCCTCAGCAAGCGCCAGGCCGACTACAGCCCGAACTACAACTTCCACTTCGAGCCCGACAGCGTCGGCTTCTTCGACTACGCCATCGAGGTGTGCGACGCGACGCTGCAGTACACCGAGGACAACCTCGACGAGGTCGGCGGCCCGTTCCTGCCCGGCCGCATCTACTGCCCGTGGAGCTCACGCCTCATCAAGGAAGTCCCCGCGCCGTAA
- a CDS encoding PTS transporter subunit EIIC produces MATEDKNRATAAAILPLVGGAANISSIAHCMTRLRLGLHDRSLVQDDALKAVPAVMGVVDDDTYQIVLGPGTVARVTPEFEKLVEEGRASAPAPVPSGSSAPLTAEELAAQGAEMKAARKAKNATPFKLFLRRIANIFVPLIPALIGCGIIAGLNGLLVNLGWLTSVTPALAAMASGFMALIAVFVGYNTAKEFGGTPILGGAVAAIIVFPGVANIEAFGQKLSPGQGGVLGALGAAVLAVYVEKWCRRWVPEALDVLVTPTLTVLVSGLVTIFGLMYVAGEVSTAIGTFADWLLSNGGAGAGLVLGGFFLPLVMLGLHQALIPIHTTLIEQQGYTVLLPILAMAGAGQVGAAIAVYFRLPRNESIRRTIKSALPAGFLGVGEPLIYGVSLPLGRPFITACVGGAFGGAFVGFFNQLGDAVGSTAIGPSGWALFPLLEGNHGLGATIAIYGGGLLVGYLAGFVATYFFGFSKDLLTEFNVSQEPAVSTATATEPATGTPAPVTGPDALAKTPAEV; encoded by the coding sequence ATGGCTACAGAAGACAAGAACCGCGCCACTGCCGCCGCGATCCTTCCGCTCGTCGGTGGCGCCGCGAACATCAGCTCCATCGCCCACTGCATGACCCGGCTCCGGCTGGGCCTGCACGACCGTTCGCTCGTCCAGGACGACGCGCTGAAGGCCGTCCCCGCCGTCATGGGCGTGGTCGACGACGACACGTACCAGATCGTTCTCGGTCCCGGTACGGTCGCCCGCGTCACCCCGGAGTTCGAGAAGCTCGTCGAGGAGGGCCGGGCCTCGGCGCCCGCCCCGGTCCCGTCCGGTTCGTCCGCCCCGCTCACCGCGGAGGAACTGGCCGCGCAGGGCGCAGAGATGAAGGCGGCACGGAAGGCGAAGAACGCGACGCCGTTCAAGCTCTTCCTGCGCAGGATCGCCAACATCTTCGTACCGTTGATCCCGGCCCTGATCGGCTGCGGCATCATCGCCGGGCTCAACGGCCTGCTGGTCAACCTCGGTTGGCTGACGTCGGTCACCCCGGCCCTGGCGGCGATGGCGTCCGGTTTCATGGCGCTGATCGCGGTCTTCGTCGGCTACAACACGGCGAAGGAGTTCGGCGGTACGCCGATCCTCGGCGGTGCGGTCGCGGCCATCATCGTCTTCCCGGGCGTCGCGAACATCGAGGCGTTCGGCCAGAAGCTCTCCCCCGGCCAGGGCGGCGTCCTGGGCGCCCTGGGCGCGGCGGTGCTCGCGGTGTACGTGGAGAAGTGGTGCCGCCGCTGGGTCCCGGAGGCGCTGGACGTCCTGGTCACCCCGACCCTGACGGTCCTGGTCTCCGGCCTGGTGACGATCTTCGGCCTGATGTACGTGGCGGGTGAGGTCTCCACCGCGATCGGTACGTTCGCCGACTGGCTGCTGTCCAACGGCGGCGCGGGCGCGGGCCTGGTCCTCGGCGGCTTCTTCCTCCCGCTGGTCATGCTGGGTCTGCACCAGGCGCTGATCCCGATCCACACCACGCTGATCGAGCAGCAGGGCTACACGGTTCTGCTGCCGATCCTCGCGATGGCCGGGGCCGGCCAGGTGGGTGCGGCCATCGCGGTCTACTTCCGCCTCCCCCGCAACGAGTCGATCCGCAGGACCATCAAGTCCGCCCTGCCCGCGGGCTTCCTGGGCGTCGGCGAGCCGCTGATCTACGGCGTCTCGCTGCCGCTGGGCCGCCCGTTCATCACGGCGTGCGTGGGCGGTGCGTTCGGCGGCGCGTTCGTCGGCTTCTTCAACCAGCTCGGTGACGCGGTCGGCTCCACCGCCATCGGCCCGTCCGGCTGGGCTCTGTTCCCGCTGCTGGAGGGCAACCACGGCCTGGGCGCGACGATCGCGATCTACGGGGGCGGCCTGCTGGTCGGCTATCTGGCCGGCTTCGTCGCCACGTACTTCTTCGGCTTCAGCAAGGACCTGCTGACGGAGTTCAACGTGTCGCAGGAACCGGCCGTTTCGACGGCGACCGCGACAGAGCCCGCGACGGGCACCCCCGCACCGGTCACCGGCCCGGACGCCCTGGCGAAGACCCCCGCCGAGGTCTGA
- the murQ gene encoding N-acetylmuramic acid 6-phosphate etherase: MTSTTDADATTPDGYGELRAQLATLTTEAFRPELAEIDRLATSEIARIMNGEDQTVPAAVAALLPEISAAIDATSARMARGGRLIYAGAGTAGRLGVLDASECPPTFNTDPAVVVGLIAGGPSAMITAVEGAEDSKELAAADLDALGVTADDTVVGISASGRTPFAIGAVEHARAKGALTIGLSCNADSALGDAAAHPLEVVVGPELLTGSTRLKAGTAQKLVLNMLSTITMIRLGKTYGNLMVDVRASNEKLRARSRRIVSLATGASDAEIEAALAATDGEVKNAILTILGQVDGPTAASLLSTSDGHLRAALAAAGPPTS, encoded by the coding sequence ATGACCTCCACCACCGACGCCGACGCAACCACCCCCGACGGATACGGGGAGCTGCGCGCCCAGCTCGCGACGCTCACCACCGAGGCGTTCCGCCCCGAGCTCGCCGAGATCGACCGGCTGGCCACTTCGGAGATCGCCCGGATCATGAACGGCGAGGACCAGACCGTCCCCGCCGCCGTCGCCGCCCTGCTGCCCGAGATATCCGCCGCGATCGACGCCACCTCGGCGCGCATGGCCCGTGGCGGCCGGCTGATCTACGCGGGCGCCGGCACCGCGGGCCGCCTCGGCGTGCTGGACGCCAGCGAGTGCCCGCCCACCTTCAACACCGACCCGGCGGTTGTCGTCGGCCTCATCGCGGGCGGTCCGTCCGCGATGATCACCGCCGTCGAGGGCGCCGAGGACAGCAAGGAACTGGCCGCCGCCGACCTCGACGCGCTGGGTGTCACCGCCGACGACACGGTGGTCGGCATCTCCGCCTCCGGCCGTACGCCGTTCGCGATCGGTGCCGTCGAGCACGCCCGCGCCAAGGGTGCGCTGACCATCGGCCTGTCCTGCAACGCGGACTCCGCGCTGGGCGACGCGGCCGCGCACCCCCTCGAGGTCGTCGTCGGCCCGGAGCTGCTCACCGGCTCCACCCGGCTCAAGGCGGGCACGGCCCAGAAGCTCGTCCTCAACATGCTCTCGACGATCACGATGATCCGGCTCGGCAAGACGTACGGAAACCTCATGGTCGACGTCCGGGCCTCCAACGAGAAGCTGCGCGCCCGTTCCCGGCGGATCGTCTCGCTGGCCACCGGTGCGTCGGACGCCGAGATCGAGGCCGCGCTCGCCGCCACCGACGGTGAGGTGAAGAACGCCATCCTCACCATCCTCGGCCAGGTCGACGGCCCCACCGCCGCCTCGCTGCTGTCCACGTCGGACGGCCACCTCCGTGCCGCGCTCGCCGCCGCCGGTCCCCCCACCAGCTGA